A region of the Styela clava chromosome 1, kaStyClav1.hap1.2, whole genome shotgun sequence genome:
AATGtaaattaatttgataaataataataatctgtGACCCATTCTCATACCAgggttttgtttcaaaattgaattttttgatgtCACATTTGATTACAGCATAGCTTTATATAAGTATAATAAACCGATAAGCCGTTTTATATATCTACCTtcgaaaaatacaatttcagAACGGAATAAATAGCGGATTTGAATTGACGCAAGAATTCATGTCGataatatttttgcaatgactgaaataattttttctcttaAAGCCAACACGCCACCTGTACTTAAACCTCAAGCTTTGCTATAACTTTTTGCTTCATTCTTGCAAGCAATGATAATACTCGGAAATATTACGTCCCAAGCAAGCACTTATATATACGTTCCCGAACACAAAATCTATAACAACCTTTTTTCTTAAAATGTCTCGTTCAAAATGGTATTGCGCGACAAAAATTTTCTTGCAGTCAATGGTGTAATATCCCAATAAGCAATAATTAGATTTGAACAAAGGCAGAAAAACAGCGTAGGCGTTTCTCCTGATTACCATCAGCAGAACTTTTTGCGGAAACTCCCTAATCTCTTGTTGGAAGACGAGATCAAACAGTTGAAAATGGCAATTTGTTAAGTAATAACGGACGAAGATCCTTGAAGACTTGCAAAAGGGATTGCTGTTCACAAGTCTtaccataatatatataattcaaattgtGTCAATCGACATTTTGCTGATATTTTTGTTACCGTCAAATATTCAACTTCACTCTCTCAAAATAAATTACATTATTAGCGCAGATTGTGTGCCCAGGTAGCTATCTATTGTGATCCGAGTTTGGCGTACAATaacgaatatatataaaaatatattgtaagGCATTTGAATTCATATTCTTTCTAACTTTGATTTGGAGAAGGTggcggtaaattttttttatgctaGCAAAAGTATATATTCAGATCATCTTATAACTAATGtagaaatttatatatatatatatatctgtcaTCAGGTTTCACATTAAGCatgtataatttttgaaaatacctGCCATAAGAACATATTACTTTTCATCTGACCTCAGTGCGGTCAGGGAATTACGGTCAGTGAGTATCAGTCCATCATAACTAATTTTAGTTTGGTCGCTTGGACAcggaacaaaacaacaacaaactaTAGAGTTGCCTAGAAGGTGAACATAACTTAGGATTAAATTGAAAAACGTTGCAGTGCCAGTCAAGAGAATGAATACGTTCCTTCACATGTTTTTTGTGTCTAATCACAGTGTTGGATACGGTCGGCAAGGGGACGGGCTAAAAGTAGGCAATTGAAAATTATGCACGTTCTAGGCCCTTCGGAAAGATGGAAAATGGGTGTAATAACTTCTGAAACATAATGAATTAGctaaaaatagtcaaattagATGTGACTAATTTTCAAGTTCCTACGTTTAGTCCAGTGGTTGTCAAATTACGGcccgtgggccggatccggtGCACCGAAGATTTTTGtttgtgtctgctgaaattacgactatagtttttagggatatatatataaataaatatataacgtACCATAAAACAAATATCGTGATGTCTCACGCATTATCCGAACTTGAATATAATCTAGCCTACAAAACGAGCCACATATACCCAGGGGTGGATCAACCATTACGCTATATAAGCACGTGCCCAAGGCATCAAAGAAAGGGTGGCACCACAGAATTTTTGGTAACcccgtagtatgcgtaccaggttatggttaggacATAAtgttatttcgatttttcttattttagttctattatgagttcggggactgtctgtgttagccaagtgaatataacccctgcccataggcaaAAGTCGCTTTATATAACTTGATGTAATGTAGGCGAACAAAAGTAGTTACCTCCAtgttgatacacatacttctggagcgccgaatttTTTATAATAGAATTTTGAATTGCGCTTCAGtgtttaatgaaataattaGAGTTGGTCTGACGACTCAAACCCCAATATTGTCTCcgttaaactaaattttgcttttttctcAAGTATCATATTTCCCTCTATAAATGTTTGGGGCATGAGAACTATTTCcaaaatatatcataatttGGCCTTCAATCAATAATGAATCCTGAAACTCCATCTTTAATTTCAGATGacaatagttttattattataggataggattttacatatttatcccgggggagaggaaagcagataagacggcttatccatatggcgaaccacggcctctcgtccggttaccattccaagtcgggtatatgggattagttttactgtattgtttgttttcggaagcatggacttggtggtggaggaagccgtaaccgaccagcggttacgtgaaccacccaacgacggcgaggagtccagcaatcctctcgcacataaccatccctgcatgggattcgaacctgcgaacccacgcagagtgattagaggtgcggtggcgagcgtattcctaacgcttagcccgttgagccacaccccCGCGCCGCgctgtatattattattatttcttctTATACATAGTGCACTAAAGTCTTAAGTGCTCAGGGTCTTTAAACTGCAAATGTCCTGATTAAGCTCAATTAACACTGTTATGCTTAGAGTGGTTGAGTGGGGTACAGCTACCGTACCGATATCGGtatttcattataaatattgaaCGTCAAGGAGTAACGGTACACTACTACATTTCAAAATACTGGTGCAGTATGTGTGAAGAAACAAATATCGGATTTAGTGGCGAATGACGCTTTTTTAAGTATTGAAGTTACAGTTAAATGCTATTCAAAACATATAACGACGGACCTTTTCaacagtattactgttaaaaagtACCAGTCGTTTaacgtttaaatggcattttaccgttactttttgaagttacgatgaaatgctacttaGAATATTTATTGACTGACCTTCTTTAATAGTAACACTGTTAAAAAACACCAGTTGTTTAATGTTTAAgtggcatttcaccgttactttttgaagttatggtgaaatgctacttaaaatatttcatgactGACCGTTCTTAACGATAACCCTGTTAAAAAGCGCCAGTCGTTCaacgtttaaatggcatttcgCAATGGCAATTGAGTTACTTAGCTCGCTCATCGCTTCAGAAATGTGCTTTACAATAGAATAAAAAGATTATAAaacattgttgttgttgttgttgttgaatataatataattatatttctATATAATTCTGTCATAACGCTCGCTAAGGAGAAGTTGCAACTGCAAATTTACGAAAGCTATCCACTGACTATTAGACTGCATAAATTAGTTCTAGACTGCATAAAAATGAATACAAGAAGCATATTAAATATCAGTATCGGACTATCTTTGTTTGAGTCTTGTAAATCAAAAAAtggatgattttttttaaaaaaaggtagTGAGAAAATATGACTCTAGTCTGGCCAAATGTGATTTCATTGAGGCAGGAAATGACTTTGAGCCAAAAACACAATATGTTGAAATTCAATGCTACGTTGCGCATGCGCTTGGATCCTATCAAGCCCCAACTTGTAAGTATGTATGTcaatttgcctcaaaaatgtaacaatatctgtataataattaaacagtaaaacagagacgggatacatgttcaagaccttactggctcGATACACATATGTGCGACATGCAGCCCTAACAATCATAACAGCAGTTTAAGACTGTTGCGGTATaataggacaacagacatgaaataggctatacaaataaaactctagtaAAATGCACAAGACGAAGAAGTACGATACAACGACGATAGGTACAATATAGTTAGTTAGTTTATGGCATGTCCATGTCCCAGGTTCCGGTGTGAGAGGATGAAGATCGGGTATGGGTCGCTGGaatgatatatttttacaatgaatcTCACGAAACACGTCTTGGTCTGATAATATCCAATATGCAAGCTCAACTTTAGCATTAATGGTAAATTGCATGTGGATACCTACCTCTCTTATACAGTAGTAACTAGTAACACCTCATTGTGGGTCGCACAGGAAGAATGGCAATAAAAGTGAGTCGCGGACTGATAAAAGGTTGAAAGCACTGCAATAGATGTTTGTTGTAGCCTACATTAGCTGTTTcgataatttttttgcaaataaacTGTTTTCATTCATAGTTTCATATTGAGCCGCCGGCCCACCAGTCGTTGGGCCCACCAAGCATCTGGAACCGGCATTTGTCCGTCTGGTCTGCGCGTTAGGTTGAAGAGAAATGATTCGTAAGTGACGGATAAGTTCTttgacatcaattttttttaattagccTATCTACCGGTGTTTTTCGACTTCTTTCTATTCCACCTGTATCATAGTTAGGCATTGatcacgggtgtcgctgctgGATAACCGGCATTGATTTTTCGTGTCGTGTGTATGTGCATTGAGGTCAACATACGGTTTTGAAAGTTGATACCCGTACCGCGAACCGGTATTTAGTTTAATCCGTATTCTGGTATCTGTACCGTATTGCTGAATCGTGCTAAtctaaattcagaaattaaaattaCGGTACATTTGTCACAAAACTGTGGAGTTGTGACCAGCAATCAAATAATTGATGACctttgtaccggtaccgtaatgtTCTGAgcttaatactgtaataacgctgaatttttaaatttaaaagcCCAGCATTAAATTTGTGGGCTGGGTTAGCACTGATGTACGGTACcgagaccagggctactcaactggcggatcTTTCGAGTATTAATTTGGACCGCAGCTACTTCTTgacattatttcattttgtaatgTAATACGTTTTCCGCTAAACCACTGAGGATAAAATTCTCATAACAATAGGCTATAATTTTTTCAGAGCATCGACTGCCTAGCATTGTCTAATCAGcaacggcttcctccaccaccaagtccatgcttccgaaaacaaacaatacagtaaatctaatcccatacccgacttggaatggtaaccggacgagaggccgtggttcgccatatgaataagccgtcttatcggctttcctctcccccgggataaatatgtaaatcctatcctatccagcAAGATGTTAATGGTGGCGTAAAAACTGAACTATTAGCGACCGCATCTgtttgctaaaatttttatgGACATTCAGACATTGTGGTTTTTcttaataaaaaacaagttcTTTCCGCAACTAGATATATTATTACGGTTGCTATGGCGGCGAATAACTTCagatttatatatatcttttcaGCAAAGTGGGCTCAGCTACAGAAGCCTTGTCATACTGGCAGCGAATCGCGATATTGAGTATTGCTCCTGTATTTTGTCAAACAAAACATTTGAAGTATTTTTTGCatagttaaaatatatttttacaatgacCGAACCTTGgtaattttcaagttttgtgtAGCTGAGttgtgaaaatagttgagtagccctgctttAGACTTAACTCATATGATTTCTTGAATAGAGGTTCAAATATCAAATTGAGTTGTTGCTGAGTTCTGAAGTTTGTTTTCAGTATAAAACTATAATGGCTCAAGCGGAAtgtgatttgtgtaaccttttGCTGAAGAAATATTTTGGATCCATTGTGTCGAATGTTGGaaaatttttatgtaaaaatgGACGACAACCATTAGGTCAAATTATAATCAGCACAAAACTCAAACCATCGTTAGTAAAGAAATCACTATGTGTGCTAATTCAACACAAACTTGTGAgattttttaaaaagaaaaagagaATTGAATACATCTTTGATATGAAAATTGGATTGCGACTTTTACAAATTCCAAAAATAATTTACACAACAAAACTACTGTATGGTGATCCAGGAGAATTGATTATAGAAGAGATTCTTGTCAACGGAATTTCAACTATGGAGTCAACTTTAGAAACAGTTGTCAAACGACTTCAGGAATCAACGGAAAAAGTAAATGAGAATGAAGTTAAAACTATTTTCGAGAATCTCACAAATGCGAGATTTCTTTTAGTCGAACCTAATGTTGAAGATACTGGTGACGTGGACGCAGCTGAAAGTAGAGATAGCGATTCACAATTTCCGGCTGGGAatcgaaaaagaaaatattctgGTAGTGAAAATGATGCTCCTCAGAAAAAGCGAACAAAAAATGCATTCGGTACTTGCTATTCGATAAATTATGCTCGTTATTCTCAATATTTTCGCGATCAAAGTATCATTGCAGGTGTAACACAAAAATTTAATGTTGCATGCGGGGAAATTGTAAGAACATTGTTAAGAATCAGCGAGGTAACAACTTCTGGTGACGCTGAGGTTACTCAACCAATATCCAGTAATGAAATTAAGCATGCGCTCCCTTCAAATATGAACTTATCTGTTGAATACATCGAGcaatatctaaatataatgaaGAATGACGAAGGCAACTTCGTACAAAAATCTGACGAAACCAGCAGCGGAACATACGCTGTTAATATAAAGAAATGCATCACAGCGATTTGTCATGCTAACGTTCTTTCTTATGTGCAAGAAAGATTTGGAAGTAAATGCTGCAGAATTTTTAAACTTCTTATGTTAAAAAATCATATGGAACAGAAGCAAGTCGAAGATTTTGCTATGATTCCTTCAAAAGAAGCAAAAGAACTTTTATATCAAATGTGGGCGGAAAATTTGCTAGTCATGCAAGAAATTCCGAAAACTGCTGACCATGCACCTTCTCGCACATATTATCTTTTCaatgtgaatataaaaaaaGTGGTTCGAACATTGTTATctcgtttaaataaaatgttagtAAATCTTCTTGCTCGTCAACAGTATGAAGTTAAAGGCAACAAAAGACTCCTTGAGAAACGGAAAAGAATTGATTCGATAAAAGCAAATTTACAACAAGCTGAAGAGGATCAGCTAgaagaaattgaagaaatgtTGACACCTGCAGAACGAGACCATTTGCAAAAATTAGAACATTGTTGCAATAAACTAGGAAAAAGCCAAATTCAAGCCGAAAATACTGCTTTTCTGTATAATTCATTTTTGGGATCATAATCAGATTGGTGCTTTCTATATTCTATCAGTGACATAACTGTGTGTTATTTCATATTAGGCATTGtgtctaaaatataataatattagcacatattttttgcaattgctttaaaattcaAGTTTCACAAActaattttgacaatttttcctATGAAACCACTGCCTATTGTAGAAAACTAGAAATTGTACTAAAACCGACAACATTTGTTTTTCAAACAGAATAATCCAATAATTAATATCATTAACTGTACAATCCACCTTCAATTAAATCACACTACATCAGGAGAGAACAAGATGTCACAAGGTGAAAGCGTTGCAAAAAGGCGGCACGGAAAATGGAACATTGACATGACATTACGTAAAGGTGAAAGACAACAACAAGAACTGCCTAGTCCTCCTGGATATGGTTCTGATCGTCACCAAGCCAAAGAAACTGTACGAGGGGGAGGGGGGACAGACCAAGCATTGATCGATAAGAAGGGTTGGGATGTCGCTCTTGCCCCAATCAAAAGCCTTCCAATGAATGTCTTCCTCATGTATATGTCTGGAAacacaatttcaatatttccaatTATGATGGTGGGAATGATGTTCTTTCGTCCAGTTCAAGCTTTAATGGGAATTAAAAACACAATGAAAATGTTGGAAAGAGCTCGGCAGTATTATCTACTCACACTTGTTTTTATGCTCGGAAATATTATGGCCATTGGTCTTGCAGTATATAAATGTCACAGTATGGGTCTCTTACCAACGCATGAATCAGACTGGCTTGCATTTGTTAGTCCATTAGAAAGAAAGGAATATGTCTCAGGTGGTGTTGGAATATAGCGTTGGCTGTGAAATACTGCCCCAGCAGAACAATCATATTGTCACCGATATGGTTCAAAATGTGTGACATATTGTATAGCCTATACTTAAAGAGAAAGTgataaataaaatcattgtAGTAAGAATATGATTATTCTTCATTATTAAATCTTAATAATGAAGTTCCCAAAATTCATTAAGTCATATCAAAAACaccattttattttgaattggcATGTCGTATGCtgctcatttttatttatttaatactttCTGGAAAAATCAAATCTTTGAGTTTATTTTACCATGACCTGAATAATGGCAACAAATGCAATTGTATAATAAGCCAAAGTATAGTCGGTAAACACATCTTTCCCATCACCcaccaaaaaattgaaatttgattaatgtagtgttttattttgataactaatttgacagttttttaaataaaatttttcgaTATAATTCTGGTTGAGATAAACATgttatatataaacttgaaTTGATGGTTTCATCCATTTTAGTcataaatgattaaaaaaagCAATGCATCATTTCTCTGGTGTAATAATGTTGTGTATGCTATACCAAATTACTATTTTTACAGTTGGTCTGAATGACTGGGTTTTAGCTAGCAATAAGCATATTGCAATTTATGAGTTCCATAGACTGCCATGATTTATGTAAGGATATTAATATACTATTTGCGAAAAGTTGAAGATTTGATTCATTTTGGTTTTCCATTGAACTATTATAAGTTCGGGGGTCCATGCATGACTTTTTGTAATATGCTTTTTTGGTACATGGTAATACAATTTTCACATTTGTTGCTCGGGAGTTCTAAATTTAGTCAATCTGTGCAATTTTTGATGAACATTTAACAACTGTCAAAATATAACCCTTGTTAAAAGCTAAGAATAGGATTaccattgaatattttaatgaGACTATTTGCATAGATTTTTTGAATGCTGCTTCTATGTGTTTTGTCAGAATTTTGTATAAATGTTGTATTTAGATATAACGTTGTTTGCAATAATTTCTTAAATATTGTGTAAATAATCAATTTGTCAATTCAGGATGATATGAAAAGTATTATCAAAAAATGGAATTCATATAAGTATAGATTTGTACCTTggattaaattgaaaaacaaatcacTGCCTTCAGCAAGAGTAACGAACACCTACTCCGATAAAATTATATCAGATGCTGAAGTTTTACAGCAAGTGACAAAAGCATTTAAAAATCTCGAGCGAAGTGAAGAGAAACTGGTTAGATCTCGTGGATTTTCCTTGGAAGTGCGAAAAAGTACACTCACTGGAGCTGGGAGAGGAGTATTTGTGAGACGTGGAGCTATTAAAAAAGGAACCGTGGTTTCTTTCTACCCAGGAACTATTTATCTTCCATATGAGTCGATATTTTTTCAGTCGATTGCCAACCCTTTCATTTTTAGGTGCTCTGATAGTATTTTGATTGACGGAAATAACAAAGGAATCTCTAAATTGATTTTCAAGTCTTGCGCAGGAAGAGACAGAGTTGGACCATATTTGACAGCTGATATAACCTGGCTTAATCCGTACAAAAGTTCATTTAATATTGGACAAATTGTGAATAACCAAACAAGTGCTAATCCAGCAAATGTTTGTTACCAAGAGTTTGATTTTCCTGATGACTTTCTTTAGAACTGAAAAAGTTCATTCCTAATGTGTTTTATCAAAGCCTTTGTGGGCGTCGTGAAATGAGAACAGTGGTCCTTGTTACTACTAGACATATTGAAAAAGGTGAAGAACTATTTTCATCTTACTACACTTTGATAAAGCAATGATTGCAACTCGAATGTTCGGTCGACGAGCATTGCCCATCGCCATGAGGAGAAGGGCAATATTCCAATCAATGACTAATTCATATTCTGTCTCAACAGAGCCGCCTTCGAatgattctaaaaaaaacaaaaaacgacCTGAAATAGGGGGTGTTTGTTGCATGACAGGATGTGCGAATTGTGTTTGGATAAAGTATGCAGAAGAGTTGTTGGAGTATTATGGAGGTGTTAACGCTGGCAGGCAAGAAGTATTGAAAGCTATCGATGATGAGGTTGACGATCAGAGTTTAAAAGCATATCTCAAGTTTGAGATTGCTTTGCTGCTGAAAAGCAAGACTTGAATATGCATT
Encoded here:
- the LOC120342722 gene encoding DNA-directed RNA polymerase III subunit RPC3-like, with amino-acid sequence MAQAECDLCNLLLKKYFGSIVSNVGKFLCKNGRQPLGQIIISTKLKPSLVKKSLCVLIQHKLVRFFKKKKRIEYIFDMKIGLRLLQIPKIIYTTKLLYGDPGELIIEEILVNGISTMESTLETVVKRLQESTEKVNENEVKTIFENLTNARFLLVEPNVEDTGDVDAAESRDSDSQFPAGNRKRKYSGSENDAPQKKRTKNAFGTCYSINYARYSQYFRDQSIIAGVTQKFNVACGEIVRTLLRISEVTTSGDAEVTQPISSNEIKHALPSNMNLSVEYIEQYLNIMKNDEGNFVQKSDETSSGTYAVNIKKCITAICHANVLSYVQERFGSKCCRIFKLLMLKNHMEQKQVEDFAMIPSKEAKELLYQMWAENLLVMQEIPKTADHAPSRTYYLFNVNIKKVVRTLLSRLNKMLVNLLARQQYEVKGNKRLLEKRKRIDSIKANLQQAEEDQLEEIEEMLTPAERDHLQKLEHCCNKLGKSQIQAENTAFLYNSFLGS
- the LOC120342913 gene encoding ER membrane protein complex subunit 4-like, which gives rise to MSQGESVAKRRHGKWNIDMTLRKGERQQQELPSPPGYGSDRHQAKETVRGGGGTDQALIDKKGWDVALAPIKSLPMNVFLMYMSGNTISIFPIMMVGMMFFRPVQALMGIKNTMKMLERARQYYLLTLVFMLGNIMAIGLAVYKCHSMGLLPTHESDWLAFVSPLERKEYVSGGVGI
- the LOC120342874 gene encoding LOW QUALITY PROTEIN: SET domain-containing protein 9-like (The sequence of the model RefSeq protein was modified relative to this genomic sequence to represent the inferred CDS: inserted 1 base in 1 codon) produces the protein MKSIIKKWNSYKYRFVPWIKLKNKSLPSARVTNTYSDKIISDAEVLQQVTKAFKNLERSEEKLVRSRGFSLEVRKSTLTGAGRGVFVRRGAIKKGTVVSFYPGTIYLPYESIFFQSIANPFIFRCSDSILIDGNNKGISKLIFKSCAGRDRVGPYLTADITWLNPYKSSFNIGQIVNNQTSANPANVCYQEFDFPDDFXLELKKFIPNVFYQSLCGRREMRTVVLVTTRHIEKGEELFSSYYTLIKQ